A part of Primulina eburnea isolate SZY01 chromosome 10, ASM2296580v1, whole genome shotgun sequence genomic DNA contains:
- the LOC140803465 gene encoding putative cytochrome c oxidase subunit 5b-like: MWRRLSLQLRTLAPILSAPKSARFVVGSCGGPENPRRLFPVFSRHFSVDSGDVSATKSVEDVMPIATGHEREELQASLKGKDVLEINYPSGPFGTKEEPAVVKSYYDKRIVGCPGVEGEDEHDVVWFWLEKGKPHECPVCSQYFVLEVVGPGGPPDGHGDGEDDHHH, encoded by the exons ATGTGGAGAAGACTCTCGCTGCAGCTCCGAACTCTCGCCCCAATCCTATCCGCTCCCAAATCCGCCCGATTCGTTGTTGGATCTTGCGGGGGGCCGGAGAATCCCCGCCGTTTGTTCCCCGTCTTCTCACGCCATTTCAGTGTCGATTCTG GGGATGTAAGTGCAACGAAAAGTGTGGAGGATGTAATGCCAATTGCTACTGGTCATGAGCGTGAGGAGCTCCAAGCGTCTCTTAAA GGAAAGGATGTTCTTGAAATAAATTACCCGTCTGGTCCATTCGGAACAAAG GAAGAACCTGCTGTAGTTAAGTCTTATTATGACAAAAGAATTGTGGGATGCCCTGGAGTTGAAGGAG AGGATGAACATGATGTTGTTTGGTTCTGGCTAGAGAAGGGCAAGCCACATGAATGCCCAGTATGCTCGCAGTACTTTGTG TTAGAAGTGGTTGGCCCAGGTGGACCACCCGATGGACATGGAGACGGTGAAGATGATCATCACCACTGA
- the LOC140803466 gene encoding cytochrome P450 734A1-like yields the protein MEDCYNLNFFGSLLISCILLLFVLKIVVHIWWTPRKIGSHFRKQGIKGPKYHLLLGNMKEISSLNLIASSQSMPFSHNILPRVLSFYHHWKKIYGSMFLVWFGPTARVTVSDPALIREIFVLKSELFEKNESPELVRKIEGDGLLSLKGEKWAHHRKIIQPTFHTENLKLMVPLMGKSIEEAMATWPEKMSDSGKVEVEVSDWFQKIARDVITRVTFGSSYSEGRAIFELLAQQMVHATEAYQKFFIPGYRFFPTKKNRISWGLEKEIRRSLLKVIDGRRRSSRGSSGQAEAASGECPNDLLEVMMRAGDEAAPLAVTPNDIVEECKTLLFAGNHTTSNLLTWTAVLLAMHPQWQEQAREEVLRVCGTREVPLKDDLAKLKTLAMILNESLRLYPPAVAVIRRAKTDTQLGTLEIPRGTELLIPILAVHHDPTLWCHDVHEFNPARFAKGVAHAAKHPMAFMPFGLGARRCIGQNLAILQAKLAIAIILQRFSFELSPSYQHSPSVLMFLHPQHGAPIVFRKL from the exons ATGGAAGATTGTTACAACCTTAATTTCTTCGGGTCACTTCTGATCTCATGTATTTTGCTGCTTTTTGTGCTGAAGATTGTGGTTCATATATGGTGGACACCAAGGAAAATTGGGAGCCATTTCAGGAAGCAAGGCATTAAGGGTCCAAAATACCATCTTTTGCTGGGGAATATGAAGGAGATTTCTAGCTTGAATTTGATTGCTTCATCTCAATCCATGCCTTTCTCCCACAATATACTCCCAAGAGTCCTGTCTTTCTATCATCATTGGAAGAAAATATATG GCTCCATGTTTCTTGTGTGGTTCGGACCAACAGCTCGTGTCACGGTTTCTGATCCGGCCCTTATCAGAGAAATCTTCGTCTTGAAATCAGAGTTGTTCGAGAAAAACGAGTCGCCGGAATTAGTGCGGAAAATCGAAGGCGACGGCCTGTTGAGTCTCAAAGGAGAGAAATGGGCTCACCACAGAAAGATCATTCAACCAACTTTCCACACAGAAAATCTCAAg TTGATGGTGCCCCTGATGGGCAAAAGCATAGAAGAAGCAATGGCGACTTGGCCGGAGAAAATGTCGGATTCCGGCAAGGTTGAGGTGGAGGTTTCTGATTGGTTCCAGAAAATAGCGAGAGATGTAATAACAAGAGTGACGTTTGGAAGCAGCTATTCTGAAGGGAGAGCCATTTTTGAACTGCTAGCACAGCAAATGGTCCATGCCACCGAAGCTTATCAGAAATTTTTCATCCCTGGATATAG GTTCTTCCCCACCAAAAAGAACCGAATATCTTGGGGATTGGAAAAGGAGATCCGTAGATCGCTGCTGAAGGTTATCGACGGCAGGCGGCGGTCCTCGAGGGGTTCAAGTGGGCAGGCGGAGGCGGCGTCGGGTGAGTGTCCCAACGACTTGTTGGAGGTGATGATGCGGGCGGGGGATGAGGCTGCGCCGCTGGCGGTGACGCCGAACGACATCGTCGAGGAGTGCAAGACGCTGCTCTTCGCCGGCAATCACACGACGTCGAATCTGCTGACGTGGACGGCGGTGCTGCTGGCGATGCATCCCCAGTGGCAGGAACAGGCACGTGAGGAGGTCTTGCGGGTGTGTGGAACACGTGAAGTCCCTCTTAAAGATGATCTCGCCAAGCTCAAAACG CTGGCAATGATCTTAAACGAATCACTACGGCTATACCCGCCAGCAGTAGCGGTAATCCGACGAGCCAAGACCGATACACAGCTAGGCACGCTCGAAATACCGCGCGGGACGGAGCTTCTCATTCCCATACTAGCTGTACACCACGACCCAACCCTTTGGTGTCACGATGTGCACGAGTTCAACCCAGCGAGGTTCGCCAAAGGCGTCGCCCACGCGGCCAAGCACCCGATGGCGTTCATGCCTTTCGGCTTGGGCGCCCGCAGATGCATAGGCCAAAACCTAGCCATATTACAAGCCAAGCTAGCCATCGCCATAATTCTCCAACGCTTCTCTTTCGAGCTCTCGCCCAGCTACCAACATTCGCCTTCGGTTCTAATGTTTCTACACCCTCAACATGGTGCACCCATTGTGTTCCGAAAGTTGTAG